The following proteins are co-located in the Enoplosus armatus isolate fEnoArm2 chromosome 8, fEnoArm2.hap1, whole genome shotgun sequence genome:
- the LOC139289218 gene encoding LHFPL tetraspan subfamily member 4 protein-like isoform X2, translating to MLPSQEASKIYHDNYMRNSRAIGVLWAIFTICFAIVNVVVFIQPYWIGDSVNTPQAGYFGLFHYCVGTGPSPSRELTCVGSFSDFGSIPSGAFKAASVFVLLSMVLILSCIACMALFFFCNTSTVYKTCAWMQLLCGVCLVLGCMIFPDGWDAEVIRDMCGEQTGKYSLGDCSVRWAYMLAIMGILDALILSFLAFVLGNRQTDFYLDDLQTDNKEFAVSRIEVRDRREPRYGVQRLH from the exons ATGTTGCCTTCCCAAGAAGCCTCCAAGATCTACCATGACAATTATATGCGCAACTCCCGGGCCATCGGGGTGCTGTGGGCCATCTTCACCATCTGCTTCGCCATCGTCAACGTGGTGGTGTTCATCCAGCCCTACTGGATCGGCGACAGCGTCAACACGCCGCAGGCCGGCTACTTCGGCCTCTTCCACTACTGCGTGGGCACCGGGCCGTCGCCCAGCCGGGAGCTCACCTGCGTGGGCAGCTTCTCCGACTTCGGCTCCATCCCGTCCGGAGCCTTCAAGGCGGCCTCGGTGTTCGTGCtgctctccatggtgctgatcCTCAGCTGCATCGCCTGCATGgcgctcttcttcttctgcaacaCCTCCACCGTTTACAAGACCTGCGCCTGGATGCAGCTGCTGTGCG GAGTGTGCCTGGTGCTGGGTTGCATGATCTTCCCCGACGGATGGGACGCCGAGGTTATCCGTGACATGTGCGGGGAGCAGACGGGGAAATACTCCCTGGGCGATTGCTCGGTACGCTGGGCCTATATGCTGGCCATCATGGGCATCTTGGATgccctcatcctctccttccTGGCCTTTGTCCTGGGCAACCGGCAGACAGACTTCTATCTTGATGATttgcagacagacaacaaag AGTTTGCTGTCTCAAGG